The sequence below is a genomic window from Longimicrobium sp..
CGGCGCCCTCGTTTACCCTGGCTTCTGTCAGGGCGGTCGCTTCGGCAGCGCAGCCAACGGCTCGATACGCGGATCGAAGGTTCCGAGCCCAACCGAACGAGCCAGATCCAAGAGGTCACGATCTGAACTGGCCACAGTGACTTCTTGTGCCGGGAACGCCTTCTGAAGCTTGAGAGCGCTCGCGACGTGGAGCACATCCATGGCCCGCGCCTTCGACTCGATCTTTTCAAGGGTGAGGGACTTGGCCCTCCGGCGAGTTGTCTCGTCTACGTCTACGAGATTGAAAAGACCCGGATAGTCACTGGCGAATTCCGAAAGAGCTTTCTGATACCGCGACTTGGGACCATGCCTCAGTTGATTGCGCAGAACAACCAGGACTTCCAGCGCAACGAAGTCGGATACGAACAGATAATCGGACATGCGCGTAAGCACGCCGTGAACGGTATCCGTCCCTTCCTCTTCCACGTACGCCTTCGCCAGGGCGCTCGAATCGAGAAAGATCACCGAATCCGCAGGATCGCGCGTAGATAGCCGAGGAGCCGGGATGGCTTACGCACCGCCACCCTGCCCAGCCGAGGCCCCCGCTCCGTCGCCGGCGTGATCCCGGCCGCGCGCAATTCATCGTGAAAGCGCTTTCTCGCCTCCTCGTCCGAGAGGTCGGGCAGATCCGTTTGTGGGTGAGCCGACACAGGGATCCTCCTGGCGTCCGAAATTCATTCCTCACACTCTGGACGATAATTCACCCTTCCGGAGCAGTCAACCTGGCTGCGAAAACTGGTCCGACTGATGGCCGAATCGGCGCTCAGATATCAAGAAGAAGGCGCCGGCCGCACTCGTTGCGCGACCGGCGTCCTCTGGAGATCGGCAGGCGAACGGCTTACTTCACCCGGATCGGGACGAAGGCTTCCGTGTCGTCCCAGGCCAGGCGCAGGACGGCGGCGCTGGCGCCCGTGGGCTCGAGGCGGATGGTGAACTGCTCCACGGGCGTGGCCAGGCGGCGCGTCTGCATGTCGATGCGGGCCAGGTCCTGCTCCTGGCTGTACTCCGTCCCCCACTGCCCCGTCTGCCTGTTGACGATCAGCTTCCACCCCTCCTGCGAGGGGAGCGTCCACAGCGTGTACGAGCCGGCGGGCACCGTCACACCGCCGATCTCCAGGTCGCGCGTGGTGGTGAAGCCGGTGGCCGCGTTGGCGCCCGTGCGCCACACCTGGCCCCACGGCACCACCTCGCCCATGATGGTGCGGCCGCGCTTGAAGGGGCGCCCGTAGTCCACCGCCAGGTGCGCGCCGCCCAGGTCGGCCACCGCCGAGTCGCGCGGCGAGAGCGGCCCCACCCCCTGCCCCGCGGCGTCGCGGCGGGCGAACTCGGCGGTCATCCGCTCCACGTCCACGCTGGGCACGCGGGTGACGATGAACTTCTGCGTGCTCTCCATCCCGTTGAGCCCCAGCAGCCGCCCGCGCGCGTCCACCGCCACCCGCTGCAGGCCGGCGAGGTTGGAGATCTGCCCCGAGTCGGCGCCGAGCCGCAGCGTGACGGGGTAGGTGGTCGTGTTCCCCGGGGGCACCAGCGTGCCCACCACGCTGTCCGCCCCGGCGGCGCGGGCGCGCATCAGCGCCTGCTCGTAGATGGCGTGCGAGAAGCTCACCAGCGGCACCACGAAGCCGGTGGCCGCCAGGGGCACCCGGCGCGTGCTGTCGCCGCGCTGCACCGTGGTGATGGCGCTGTCGGCGGTGAACTCGGTGGTGATCACGGTGGGCGGCTGGCCGCCGCCGGGCGCGGTGGTGGTGACCTCCAGGCGCGAGATCGACCCGTCGGGCCGGAGCGCGGCCACGTACGTGCGCACGGCCGTGCGCGGCGAGCGCGACACCACGGTGCCGCTCAGCCGGTCGGCGGTGCGGGTGTAGCGCTCGACGGCCAGCGTGTCGCGGCCGAGCACGACCACGAACGCGCCGGCCTCTTCCTGCGGTGGCAGATCGCCCGGCCCGCCATCGACCCCGGCCGGGAGCCAGGCGCCGGCGACCGTCGCCAGCGCCAGCGCGGCGGCGATCCTGACGTTGCGAATGCTCATGGGCAGCAATCCCGTCCGAATGGGTGGTCCTTTTTCGCCGATCGGGAGACGTAAAGTCGCGCTGAGTGCGTCCGTGCACAAGATTCGCATCGGGCGGCGAGGCGCGGGAGGTACGCGAGCTCGGAACTTCGGGGGATGACGGCGGATGGCGTACGCGCTGATCGAGTTCACGGAAGCCGGACAGACGAAGGCGACGCTGTGCCGGACGGAGAACGGGCAGCCCACGGGCCCCGACGGGGTGATGGACCCGCTGAGCGCGTTCATCGAGGAGACGTCGCACCGGCTGCTGGGGCAGGGCTCGCCGGGGGCGCTCTACATGGCGCAGCTCTTCACCGCGCGCGAGCAGGAGGCCGGCCGCCCGATCCGCGTGGTGGGGGGCAGCGGCCCGCTCGGCATCACCGCC
It includes:
- a CDS encoding type II toxin-antitoxin system VapC family toxin gives rise to the protein MIFLDSSALAKAYVEEEGTDTVHGVLTRMSDYLFVSDFVALEVLVVLRNQLRHGPKSRYQKALSEFASDYPGLFNLVDVDETTRRRAKSLTLEKIESKARAMDVLHVASALKLQKAFPAQEVTVASSDRDLLDLARSVGLGTFDPRIEPLAALPKRPP
- a CDS encoding DUF2911 domain-containing protein — encoded protein: MSIRNVRIAAALALATVAGAWLPAGVDGGPGDLPPQEEAGAFVVVLGRDTLAVERYTRTADRLSGTVVSRSPRTAVRTYVAALRPDGSISRLEVTTTAPGGGQPPTVITTEFTADSAITTVQRGDSTRRVPLAATGFVVPLVSFSHAIYEQALMRARAAGADSVVGTLVPPGNTTTYPVTLRLGADSGQISNLAGLQRVAVDARGRLLGLNGMESTQKFIVTRVPSVDVERMTAEFARRDAAGQGVGPLSPRDSAVADLGGAHLAVDYGRPFKRGRTIMGEVVPWGQVWRTGANAATGFTTTRDLEIGGVTVPAGSYTLWTLPSQEGWKLIVNRQTGQWGTEYSQEQDLARIDMQTRRLATPVEQFTIRLEPTGASAAVLRLAWDDTEAFVPIRVK